One stretch of Amycolatopsis sp. 195334CR DNA includes these proteins:
- the ruvA gene encoding Holliday junction branch migration protein RuvA, which translates to MISSVHGEVLSVGLDHAVVEVGGVGFAVQATPSTLATLRRGERIRLHTSLVVREDSLTLFGFADVDARELFVLLQTVSGIGPRLALAALAVLDPDKLRSALADGDINVLTQVPGIGKKGAERLSLELRDKVVAVPSTADAVPVAGGAVRAEVVEALVGLGFAAKQAEQAVNRVLGEAGEDGATTSQVLRSALTTLGRKR; encoded by the coding sequence ATGATCTCTTCGGTGCACGGGGAAGTGCTCTCCGTCGGACTGGACCACGCGGTGGTCGAGGTGGGCGGCGTCGGGTTCGCCGTGCAGGCCACCCCGAGCACGCTGGCCACGCTGCGCCGCGGCGAACGGATCCGGCTGCACACGTCGCTCGTGGTCCGTGAGGACTCGCTGACCCTGTTCGGCTTCGCCGACGTCGACGCGCGCGAACTCTTCGTCCTGCTGCAGACGGTGTCCGGCATCGGGCCGCGCCTGGCGCTCGCCGCGCTCGCCGTGCTCGACCCGGACAAGCTGCGCTCCGCGCTCGCCGACGGCGACATCAACGTGCTCACCCAGGTGCCCGGCATCGGCAAGAAGGGCGCCGAACGGCTCAGCCTGGAACTGCGGGACAAGGTGGTCGCGGTACCGAGTACCGCCGACGCGGTCCCGGTGGCCGGTGGCGCGGTGCGCGCCGAGGTGGTCGAGGCGCTGGTGGGCCTCGGGTTCGCGGCGAAACAGGCCGAGCAGGCGGTGAACCGGGTGCTCGGCGAAGCCGGTGAGGACGGGGCGACTACTTCGCAGGTGCTGCGCTCGGCGCTGACCACCCTGGGCCGCAAGCGGTAG
- a CDS encoding AzlC family ABC transporter permease translates to MRSIQRTLGRELMRDIALVCLADGIVGISYGAIAVSSGFELWVPMLLSVVVFAGASQFLFIGLVASGGNPIAAVVAALLVNARHVPFGFAVGDVFGKSWVRRLAGSHLMIDETVAFALAQDDRHRRRAAYWACGISLFVVWNVSVVIGAFAGTAITDTGVFGLDAAFPAVLLALVLPSLKDRGVRAAALTGAVLAVAAAPFLPAGLPVLLALLGVPLVLLVRSGQDNDKKVAA, encoded by the coding sequence ATGCGTTCGATACAGCGAACCCTGGGCCGGGAACTGATGCGCGACATCGCGCTGGTCTGCCTCGCCGACGGCATCGTCGGCATCTCGTACGGAGCCATCGCGGTGAGCTCCGGCTTCGAGCTCTGGGTGCCGATGCTGCTTTCGGTGGTCGTGTTCGCGGGGGCGTCGCAGTTCCTGTTCATCGGCCTGGTCGCCTCGGGTGGTAACCCGATCGCGGCGGTGGTGGCCGCGCTGCTGGTGAACGCGCGGCACGTGCCGTTCGGCTTCGCGGTCGGGGACGTGTTCGGCAAGAGCTGGGTGCGCCGCCTGGCCGGAAGCCACCTGATGATCGACGAGACGGTCGCGTTCGCGCTCGCCCAGGACGACCGGCACCGCCGCCGGGCGGCCTACTGGGCCTGCGGGATCAGCCTGTTCGTGGTGTGGAACGTGAGCGTGGTGATCGGCGCCTTCGCCGGTACCGCGATCACCGACACCGGCGTGTTCGGCCTGGACGCCGCGTTCCCGGCGGTGCTGCTCGCGCTGGTGCTGCCGTCGCTGAAGGACCGGGGTGTGCGTGCCGCGGCGCTGACCGGAGCGGTGCTGGCGGTGGCCGCGGCCCCGTTCCTGCCTGCCGGGCTGCCGGTGCTGCTGGCTCTGCTCGGTGTGCCGCTGGTGCTGCTGGTGCGCTCGGGTCAGGACAACGACAAGAAGGTGGCCGCGTGA
- a CDS encoding YebC/PmpR family DNA-binding transcriptional regulator: MSGHSKWATTKHKKAALDAKRGKLFARLIKNIEVAARTGGGDPDGNPTLFDAIQKAKKNSVPQDNIERARKRGAGEEAGGADWQTIMYEGYGPNGVAVLIECLTDNKNRAASEVRTALTRNNGSLADPGSVAYLFNRKGVVLLPKADAGEDDVLMAVLDAGAEEVNDLGESFEIVSEATDLVSVRKALQEAGFDYESAEASFVPSVNVPLEADGARKVFRLIDALEDCDDVQNVWANFDVSDEVLAEVG, translated from the coding sequence ATGAGCGGCCACTCCAAGTGGGCCACCACCAAGCACAAGAAGGCCGCCCTCGACGCGAAGCGTGGCAAGCTGTTCGCGAGGCTGATCAAGAACATCGAGGTCGCCGCGCGGACCGGCGGGGGCGACCCGGACGGCAATCCGACGCTGTTCGACGCGATCCAGAAGGCGAAGAAGAACTCGGTCCCGCAGGACAACATCGAGCGCGCGCGCAAGCGCGGCGCCGGTGAGGAAGCGGGCGGCGCCGACTGGCAGACGATCATGTACGAGGGTTACGGGCCCAACGGGGTCGCCGTGCTCATCGAGTGCCTCACCGACAACAAGAACCGCGCCGCCAGCGAGGTGCGCACGGCGCTGACCCGGAACAACGGCTCGCTGGCCGACCCGGGTTCGGTGGCGTACCTGTTCAACCGCAAGGGCGTGGTGCTGCTGCCCAAGGCCGACGCGGGTGAGGACGACGTGCTGATGGCGGTGCTCGACGCCGGTGCCGAGGAGGTCAACGACCTCGGCGAGAGCTTCGAGATCGTCTCCGAGGCGACCGACCTGGTCTCGGTGCGGAAAGCGTTGCAGGAAGCCGGTTTCGACTACGAGTCGGCGGAAGCGAGCTTCGTGCCGTCGGTCAACGTGCCGCTCGAAGCCGATGGCGCGCGCAAGGTCTTCCGGCTGATCGACGCCCTCGAAGACTGCGACGACGTGCAGAACGTGTGGGCCAACTTCGACGTCTCCGACGAGGTCCTCGCCGAAGTCGGCTAG
- a CDS encoding CPBP family intramembrane glutamic endopeptidase: MTTPIERKTPLHRFRVPVLLVGTAVLMIAARGLDALVSGVPVLRLLVGLGAAVGAIAGYTWLSRRVEDRTEVTELPAAGRWRGLGRGVLIGVATFLATMLLAFLFTDADVASGSFWACLGVAGSMASVAVTEELLFRGVVHRFLEQRIGSVIAIAVSSLIFGLTHLLNGNATLWGTLAIAVEGGALLAIAYTATRSLWLPIGLHFAWNFTESGVFGTAVSGADSEPGLLRTVLSGPEVLTGGTFGPEASLFALLCCLVPAVWLVRRAKLVRR, translated from the coding sequence ATGACCACCCCCATTGAGCGGAAAACACCGCTGCACCGGTTCCGGGTGCCGGTTCTGCTCGTCGGCACCGCCGTGCTGATGATCGCCGCCCGCGGGCTGGACGCGCTCGTGTCGGGCGTGCCGGTGCTGCGCCTGCTCGTCGGGCTCGGCGCCGCCGTCGGGGCGATCGCCGGCTACACGTGGCTTTCCCGGCGCGTCGAGGATCGGACGGAGGTCACGGAACTGCCCGCCGCCGGGCGGTGGCGGGGGCTCGGGCGCGGCGTGCTCATCGGCGTCGCGACGTTCCTCGCGACGATGCTGCTCGCGTTCCTCTTCACCGACGCCGACGTCGCCAGTGGCTCGTTCTGGGCGTGCCTCGGCGTGGCCGGCTCGATGGCTTCGGTCGCCGTCACCGAGGAACTGCTTTTCCGCGGCGTGGTGCACCGCTTCCTGGAGCAACGGATCGGCAGCGTCATCGCGATCGCCGTCTCGTCGCTGATCTTCGGCCTGACGCACCTGCTCAACGGCAACGCCACGCTCTGGGGCACCCTGGCCATCGCGGTCGAAGGCGGCGCGCTGCTGGCCATCGCCTACACCGCGACGCGGTCGCTGTGGCTGCCGATCGGCCTGCACTTCGCCTGGAACTTCACCGAGTCCGGCGTGTTCGGTACCGCGGTGTCCGGCGCGGACAGCGAACCCGGCCTGCTGCGCACCGTCCTTTCCGGACCGGAGGTGCTGACCGGTGGCACGTTCGGCCCGGAAGCGAGCCTCTTCGCGTTGCTGTGCTGCCTGGTACCGGCGGTGTGGCTGGTCCGCCGGGCGAAGCTCGTCAGGCGGTGA
- a CDS encoding helix-turn-helix domain-containing protein, which translates to MATEGAPLAVIAASLKRERERAGLTLTELARLAGIAKSTLSQLESATGNPSVETLWALGKALDVPFSRLVEPPVPWVHVLRAGEGITVASEEADYLATLLASCPPHARRDIYLIRAEPGSVRRSDAHRAGIIEHVVVCHGRALVGMADDPIEVGPGDYVAYPGDEAHVFEALDPGTTVVMLSEHT; encoded by the coding sequence ATGGCTACCGAAGGCGCCCCACTCGCCGTGATTGCCGCGTCACTGAAACGTGAGCGCGAGCGCGCCGGGCTGACCCTGACCGAGCTCGCCCGGCTCGCCGGCATCGCCAAGTCCACGCTGTCGCAGCTGGAGTCGGCCACCGGCAACCCGAGCGTGGAAACGCTCTGGGCCCTGGGCAAGGCGCTCGACGTGCCGTTCTCGCGGCTGGTCGAACCGCCGGTGCCGTGGGTCCACGTGCTCCGCGCCGGCGAGGGCATCACGGTGGCCTCCGAGGAGGCCGACTACCTGGCCACCCTGCTCGCGTCGTGCCCGCCGCACGCGCGCCGCGACATCTACCTGATCCGCGCCGAACCGGGCAGCGTGCGCCGCTCGGACGCACACCGCGCCGGGATCATCGAGCACGTGGTGGTGTGCCACGGCCGCGCGCTGGTCGGCATGGCCGACGACCCGATCGAGGTGGGCCCGGGTGACTACGTCGCCTACCCCGGCGACGAGGCCCACGTGTTCGAGGCGTTGGACCCGGGCACCACCGTCGTCATGCTCTCCGAGCACACGTGA
- a CDS encoding sensor histidine kinase, whose product MSGPKSRWAGVGAEWRDRWLAVVLTAAAFVPGLAVLGAQFGDLPRRGGDVLAVLLVVGQTLPLAVRTRWPAAAFAVIGICFAAHEVLAYPTTIGSLALYFALYSAGAHEKRFRRVLAAVASAGYVVFAVLLALRGSPAGLHDYAVYFGVLVAFWLLGAMVRQRRHQEAERRRLVAEAAVAGERARIARELHDVVTHHVTAMVVQADAAQYLAPERVPEALTAITGSGRDALTELRFLLGVLEATGARTPGLAALRDLVDRPGRVVDLVEEGVRPELPAETELTAYRIVQEALTNAAKYAAGSPAAVRVSYGADFLEIEVTTEGTATEPGALGSGGRGLRGLGDRVQALGGRFTAGPSTDGFRVSATIPARSAA is encoded by the coding sequence ATGTCAGGCCCCAAGAGCCGCTGGGCCGGAGTCGGCGCCGAGTGGCGGGACCGCTGGCTCGCCGTGGTGCTCACCGCCGCGGCGTTCGTACCCGGGCTCGCCGTGCTCGGAGCCCAGTTCGGCGACCTTCCCCGGCGTGGGGGTGACGTCCTCGCGGTGTTGCTGGTGGTCGGCCAGACGTTGCCGCTGGCGGTGCGCACCCGGTGGCCCGCCGCGGCGTTCGCGGTCATCGGCATCTGCTTCGCCGCGCACGAGGTGCTGGCGTACCCCACGACCATCGGCAGCCTCGCGCTGTACTTCGCGCTGTATTCGGCCGGGGCGCACGAGAAGCGGTTCCGCCGGGTGCTGGCGGCGGTCGCCTCTGCCGGGTACGTGGTGTTCGCGGTCTTGCTGGCACTACGCGGCTCCCCCGCCGGGCTGCATGATTACGCCGTCTACTTCGGCGTGCTGGTCGCGTTCTGGCTGCTGGGCGCGATGGTGCGGCAGCGACGGCACCAGGAGGCCGAGCGGCGCCGGCTCGTCGCCGAAGCCGCGGTGGCCGGTGAGCGCGCGCGGATCGCCCGCGAACTGCACGACGTGGTGACCCACCACGTGACGGCCATGGTGGTCCAGGCCGACGCCGCCCAGTACCTGGCACCCGAACGCGTTCCCGAAGCGCTCACCGCGATCACCGGCTCGGGCCGCGACGCCCTCACCGAACTCCGGTTCCTGCTGGGCGTGCTCGAAGCGACCGGCGCGCGCACGCCGGGCCTGGCCGCGCTGCGCGACCTCGTCGACCGGCCCGGCCGGGTCGTCGACCTGGTCGAGGAGGGCGTACGCCCGGAACTGCCCGCGGAAACCGAGCTGACCGCCTACCGCATCGTGCAGGAAGCGCTGACCAACGCCGCGAAGTACGCCGCCGGTTCCCCCGCGGCGGTGCGCGTCTCCTACGGCGCGGACTTCCTCGAAATCGAGGTGACCACCGAAGGCACGGCGACCGAACCCGGCGCGCTCGGTTCCGGCGGCCGCGGCCTGCGCGGCCTGGGTGACCGGGTACAAGCGCTCGGCGGGCGGTTCACCGCGGGACCGTCAACGGACGGTTTCCGGGTCAGCGCCACGATTCCGGCGAGGAGTGCCGCATGA
- the ruvC gene encoding crossover junction endodeoxyribonuclease RuvC, translating into MRVLGVDPGLTRCGLGVVDGGAGRTVSCVAVDVVRTPPEADLASRLLAVADAVETWFDTYRPEAVAIERVFSQHNVRTAMGTAQAGGVVALGAARRGLPVHFHTPSEVKAAVTGSGRADKAQVTGMVTKLLGLAQAPKPADAADALALAICHLWREPMRARLAAAEARAAELAKTHRARLAEAAKKNARAGR; encoded by the coding sequence GTGCGCGTGCTCGGTGTGGACCCCGGACTGACCCGCTGCGGTCTCGGCGTGGTGGACGGGGGTGCCGGCCGCACGGTCAGCTGCGTCGCGGTCGACGTGGTGCGCACCCCGCCCGAAGCGGACCTGGCCAGCAGGCTGCTCGCGGTGGCGGACGCGGTGGAGACCTGGTTCGACACCTACCGGCCCGAGGCGGTCGCCATCGAGCGCGTGTTCAGCCAGCACAACGTGCGCACCGCGATGGGCACCGCGCAGGCCGGGGGAGTGGTGGCGCTCGGCGCCGCGCGGCGCGGGCTGCCGGTCCACTTCCACACCCCGAGCGAGGTCAAGGCCGCGGTCACCGGCTCGGGACGGGCGGACAAGGCCCAGGTCACCGGCATGGTGACCAAACTGCTCGGGCTGGCGCAGGCGCCCAAGCCCGCGGACGCGGCGGACGCGCTCGCGCTGGCCATCTGCCACCTGTGGCGGGAGCCGATGCGGGCCAGGCTCGCCGCGGCCGAGGCCAGGGCGGCCGAACTGGCGAAGACCCACCGCGCCCGGCTGGCCGAGGCGGCGAAGAAGAATGCGAGGGCGGGACGATGA
- the pdxS gene encoding pyridoxal 5'-phosphate synthase lyase subunit PdxS gives MSDVATSSPSPETGTARVKRGMAEMLKGGVIMDVVTAEQAKIAEDAGAVAVMALERVPADIRAQGGVARMSDPDLIDGIVEAVSIPVMAKARIGHFVEAQVLQSLGVDYIDESEVLTPADYANHIDKWAFTVPFVCGATNLGEALRRINEGAAMIRSKGEAGTGDVSNATTHMRKIRGELRRLSSLPEDELFVAAKELQAPYELVKEVAAKGKLPVVLFTAGGIATPADAAMMMQLGAEGVFVGSGIFKSGNPARRAEAIVKATTFHDDPDMLAKVSRGLGEAMVGINVDDVPEPHRLAERGW, from the coding sequence GTGTCTGACGTCGCCACCAGTTCCCCCTCGCCCGAAACCGGCACCGCCCGCGTCAAGCGCGGCATGGCCGAGATGCTCAAGGGCGGCGTGATCATGGACGTGGTCACCGCCGAGCAGGCCAAGATCGCCGAGGACGCCGGCGCGGTCGCGGTGATGGCGCTCGAACGCGTCCCCGCCGACATCCGCGCGCAGGGCGGCGTGGCCAGGATGAGCGACCCCGACCTGATCGACGGCATCGTCGAAGCGGTCTCCATCCCGGTGATGGCCAAGGCCAGGATCGGCCACTTCGTCGAGGCACAGGTGCTGCAGTCGCTCGGGGTCGACTACATCGACGAGTCCGAGGTGCTCACCCCGGCCGACTACGCCAACCACATCGACAAGTGGGCGTTCACCGTGCCGTTCGTGTGCGGGGCGACGAACCTGGGCGAGGCGCTGCGCCGGATCAACGAGGGCGCGGCGATGATCCGCTCCAAGGGCGAGGCGGGCACCGGCGACGTGTCCAACGCGACCACGCACATGCGCAAGATCCGCGGTGAGCTGCGGCGGCTGTCGTCGCTGCCCGAGGACGAGCTGTTCGTCGCGGCCAAGGAACTGCAGGCGCCCTACGAGCTGGTCAAGGAGGTCGCGGCGAAGGGCAAGCTGCCGGTGGTGCTGTTCACCGCGGGCGGGATCGCCACCCCGGCCGACGCGGCGATGATGATGCAGCTCGGCGCCGAGGGCGTTTTTGTCGGCTCCGGCATCTTCAAGTCGGGCAACCCGGCGCGCCGGGCCGAGGCGATCGTGAAGGCCACCACCTTCCACGACGACCCGGACATGTTGGCGAAGGTGTCGCGCGGCCTCGGCGAGGCGATGGTCGGCATCAACGTCGACGACGTGCCGGAGCCGCACCGCCTGGCCGAGCGCGGCTGGTAA
- a CDS encoding AzlD domain-containing protein has product MSPVLLIVCAVVLGAGTFAFRFAGPALRAKVELNARAEKLMATAAVVLLAALVATSALIEGAEFAGYARPAGVLVGGVLAWRKAPFVVVVLAAAATAAGLRLLGVP; this is encoded by the coding sequence ATCTCGCCGGTGCTGCTGATCGTCTGCGCCGTCGTGCTGGGCGCGGGCACCTTCGCCTTCCGGTTCGCCGGTCCGGCGCTGCGGGCGAAGGTGGAGCTGAACGCCCGGGCCGAGAAGCTGATGGCCACCGCCGCGGTGGTCCTGCTGGCCGCACTGGTGGCCACCTCCGCCCTGATCGAGGGTGCCGAGTTCGCCGGCTACGCCCGGCCAGCCGGAGTGCTGGTGGGCGGGGTGCTGGCGTGGCGGAAGGCCCCGTTCGTGGTCGTGGTGCTCGCCGCGGCCGCCACCGCGGCCGGGCTGCGCCTGCTCGGCGTGCCCTGA
- a CDS encoding DUF4262 domain-containing protein, with translation MSAVTTEALAPEEQALQDWIVAEGERRGNAVIQVPADDEGAGYCFTVCAWAMHEVPEAVVIGLPEHVGPVLLDAYVDRAAAGEQFEFGKLYHDFFDGIPVTFEKVALGHYPEYFGSAFLIYPEGDFPAVQIIVPTPDGKWPWQADAPEGFMLWQHVLTESGDPESWTPGVDGP, from the coding sequence ATGTCCGCCGTGACGACCGAGGCCCTCGCTCCCGAAGAACAGGCTCTGCAGGACTGGATCGTCGCCGAGGGCGAACGCCGCGGCAACGCGGTGATCCAGGTTCCCGCCGACGACGAGGGTGCCGGCTACTGCTTCACCGTCTGCGCGTGGGCGATGCACGAGGTGCCCGAGGCGGTGGTCATCGGACTGCCCGAGCACGTCGGCCCCGTGCTGCTCGACGCCTACGTCGACCGCGCGGCCGCCGGGGAACAGTTCGAGTTCGGCAAGCTGTACCACGATTTCTTCGACGGCATCCCGGTCACCTTCGAGAAGGTGGCGCTCGGGCACTACCCCGAGTACTTCGGCAGCGCGTTCCTGATCTACCCCGAGGGCGACTTCCCGGCCGTGCAGATCATCGTGCCCACCCCGGACGGGAAGTGGCCGTGGCAGGCCGACGCGCCGGAGGGGTTCATGCTCTGGCAGCACGTGCTCACCGAAAGCGGTGACCCGGAGAGCTGGACTCCCGGGGTCGACGGACCCTGA
- the pdxT gene encoding pyridoxal 5'-phosphate synthase glutaminase subunit PdxT — translation MSKARPVVGVLALQGDVAEHLAMTERAGATAVPVRRATELSEVDGLVLPGGESTTMSRLLETFELLEPLRERLRAGLPAFGSCAGMILLARQALDGRPDQHQLDALDIVVRRNAFGRQVDSFEEDLEFTGVDGPALHAVFIRAPWVEKAGQDVEVLARVPEDPGRADAAARIVAVRQGMVLATAFHPELTGDERVHRLFVRIVRGQA, via the coding sequence GTGTCGAAGGCGCGGCCGGTGGTCGGCGTGCTCGCCCTGCAGGGCGACGTGGCCGAGCACCTGGCGATGACCGAGCGGGCCGGTGCCACCGCGGTGCCGGTGCGCCGCGCCACCGAACTGTCCGAAGTGGACGGTTTGGTGCTGCCCGGTGGCGAGTCCACCACGATGTCCAGGCTGCTGGAGACCTTCGAGCTGCTCGAGCCGTTGCGCGAGCGCCTGCGCGCGGGCCTGCCCGCGTTCGGCTCGTGCGCCGGGATGATCCTGCTCGCCCGCCAGGCCCTCGACGGCCGCCCCGACCAGCACCAGCTCGACGCGCTGGACATCGTGGTGCGCCGCAACGCCTTCGGCAGGCAGGTCGACTCCTTCGAGGAGGACCTCGAGTTCACCGGGGTCGACGGGCCCGCACTGCACGCGGTGTTCATCCGCGCGCCGTGGGTGGAGAAGGCAGGTCAGGACGTCGAAGTGCTGGCCAGGGTGCCGGAAGATCCCGGCCGGGCGGACGCGGCCGCTAGGATCGTCGCGGTCAGGCAGGGGATGGTGCTCGCCACGGCCTTCCACCCGGAACTCACGGGTGACGAGCGCGTGCACCGGCTGTTCGTGCGAATCGTGCGTGGGCAGGCATAA
- a CDS encoding response regulator transcription factor — protein MTDRPIRVLLCEDQELVRAGYATVLGAQPDLEVAGEAANGHEALTQVERLQPDVVVMDIEMPLLNGIEATRRIAGPEAASPAKVLVVTTFNVDRYVYDALRAGASGFLLKDAPLTELIEGVRTVARGDSLLAPAVTRTLIGRYADRIRPAGTPAPLEGLARRELEVLRLIATGLSNAEIAAELVLSVETVKTYVSRILTKLDLRDRVQAVVLAYRSGLVTA, from the coding sequence ATGACCGACCGGCCGATCCGGGTCCTGCTCTGCGAGGACCAGGAACTCGTCCGCGCGGGTTACGCGACCGTGCTCGGTGCCCAGCCGGATCTCGAGGTGGCCGGCGAGGCCGCCAACGGCCACGAAGCGCTCACCCAGGTCGAGCGGCTGCAACCCGACGTCGTCGTGATGGACATCGAAATGCCGCTGCTGAACGGGATCGAGGCGACCCGCCGCATCGCCGGCCCCGAAGCCGCGAGCCCGGCGAAGGTCCTGGTCGTCACGACCTTCAACGTCGACCGGTACGTCTACGACGCGTTGCGGGCGGGCGCGAGCGGGTTCCTGCTCAAGGACGCGCCGCTGACCGAACTGATCGAGGGCGTGCGCACGGTTGCCCGCGGCGACTCGCTGCTCGCCCCCGCGGTGACCCGGACCCTGATCGGCCGCTACGCCGACCGGATCCGCCCGGCCGGGACTCCCGCCCCACTGGAAGGCCTCGCGAGGCGGGAACTGGAGGTGCTGCGGCTGATCGCCACCGGCCTGTCGAACGCGGAGATCGCGGCCGAACTGGTGCTCAGCGTGGAGACGGTGAAGACCTACGTCTCGCGGATCCTGACCAAACTGGACCTGCGTGATCGGGTGCAGGCCGTGGTGCTGGCGTACCGGTCCGGGCTGGTCACCGCCTGA